CGGGGCCCACGCATTCCATCACGGGCAAGAAGCATACCAGCCCGGGGTCGGCGGGACCACAGGCCATGAAAAAGGCCGACCCGCCGGGGACGGCGGGTCCGCGGCGGGTCGGCGAGGTTTGACGACGATCGGTCGGGCCGGAAGGCCGTGCGATCGGATCGGTCGGGATCAGTAGGAGTCGGAGCTGACGACTTCGCCGCCGGCCTTGGTGCCGAGCGACCACCAGATGTTCATGGCGACGCTGCTCTTCATGAACCGGGTGGAGCCGTCGCCGAAGAGGACGTTGGCGCCGCCGGAGTGGTTGCTGTTGGCGTTGGTGATGTGCGAGTGGTCCGAGGACTCCACGCCGCAACCCTGGCAGCCGAACCGGCAGGCGGTCCACTTGTACTGGGTCGAGTTCGGCGGCACGATCGTGCTGAACATCGTCCAGGTTTCGCAGCCCCACGCCCAGTGACGGCCGCGGTCGGTCGAGAGGCCGTTGCCGGCGGTCGCGGTCTGGAAGCCCTGGCTGCACGTCTGCAGGATCGTGGACATGGTCGCCCCGGGGGCGACCTCACCCTGGGCCAGCATGCCGTAAGGGTCGCCGAGCAGGGTCAGGTTGTTGCCGCTGCCCCAGCTCCCCAGGCTGTCGACGTTGGCGCCCGCGACGTACGGCGCGGCCCGCTGGGAGCCCGAGCCGACGAGGCCTTCGCTGAAGGCGATGGTGTTCGACGAGCCGTCGGTGATGTCGGCGATCCCGTAGGTGATCTGGTACGAGAAGAGGCCGGTGCTCTTCTTGCCGCCGCAGTTCGGCGGGTTGCCGCCGGGGACGCCCCAGTCGATGTCGATCGTCGTGCCGCGGCTGGCGTAGTAGTTGTTGTAATACTGCCGGCCCGCGTTCGCGTCCGACGGGCAGAGGAACGAGGCGACTTTGGTCCGCCACGCGGTGGCGTTCTGCTGGTCGCCGCCGCCGAGGATCGGGTCGAAGTTGAAGTTGGCGGCGTTGTAGATCTGCTGCTGTTCCATGTAGCCCAGCAGCAGGGCCTGCGCGCTCCAGCCGGCCCACGCGATGCATCCCGCGTTGGTCGAGTTGAACGACGACGACACGCCCATGGGGAACGAGTTGTTCGACGTGTGGTAGTTGTGCATCCCCAGCCCGAGCTGCTTCAGGTTGTTGATGCACTGGGCGCGGCGGGCGGCCTCGCGGGCCGACTGCACGGCGGGCAAAAGGAGGGCGATCAGGACCGCGATGATCGCGATCACGACCAGGAGCTCGATCAGGGTGAAACCCCGATCGCGACGATGGATCTGCTGCATTTACGACCCCTTGGATGTGAAAAAGGACGACGAGGCGAAACTTCGACAGGATGCGAGGCCCCGGGAGAAGGCCGACGCAAGTCGGCCACGCCTGCCGGATCGATCGATGATCGGGATATGCGATACAAATACGATCGCCGCGGGCCTGCGTGACGTGCGAGGCGGGACGTCAGGGCTTCTTCGGCGCCGCCGCGGCCCCGCCCCCGCCCTTCTTCGCATACTTCTGCTGCATGTAGTTCATGGAATCCTTCATCGACTCGGTGATCGGCTTCTCCTCGGCGATCTCGGTGTTCCCCGAATCGCCGCAACCCGTCAGGAAGAGAGACCCGAGGAGGACGGCGGCGAGGGCCGTCGTCGGCCCCACGAAACGTCTTGGTTGCATGAGTCGAACGAACCTTTCTGGCAAGAGACGCGATCGAAACCGGCCGGCGCACGCGGGCGGGACGTCGGCGTCCCCGAGGGCGTCCCGGCGATCATCGCGACGCGGGCCGACCGAAGGTTCGGTCGACGGCGGCCATGGCTGCGTCCGGGTGCACGACGAGGAAGACGATCGAGGGACGGAACGTCCCCTCGGGGGGACGGGCCGACCCGCTTCGTTCAGCCTGGAAACGTCTTTTGAACAGGGATTTCGAAGTCGAGATCCGACGAAACGACGGCCGTCCCGCGCCCTTCCGCCTTCTGACGAGCGGGCGCGGAGACCTCTAGACTGTGGACTCGCACGAGCGCAGAGTATAGTCGGGGTCGCGGCAGAAGCAAGAGGTGAAGTCGAACGACGACTCGATTTCTCCCCTATGGAATTCATTGATGTATGCCCATCGACACATCCTTCGAGGCGACGAGGCCGTCGCCGGGGGATGCATGCCCCGGTGCGGCGTCCGAGAGGCGAGGTGACGACGTGGCGACGGGATCCGAGTCGGGCGGGCCCCACGAGGCCGCGGGCGAGTCGAAGGTCGGGATCGGCGAGGCGACGGCCGCGGAGCCGCGGCCGGCGTTCCCCCCCCTGGCCGCCGGCCTGCTGGCGGGCCTGGCGGCGGGGCTGCTGGCGTTCGCGTTCGGCGAGTTCGTCTACGGCGCGTACGAGCCCAAGGCCGTCGCCCGCCAGTTCCAGGGCGTGACGTCGAACCTGCCCACGCCCGAGACCCAGGACGCGGCGATGGTCAAGAACGCCAGGCTGGCCGACGCCGGGCTGGGGGCCTTGCTGGGCCTGTTCCTGGGCCTGGCCGGCGGGCTGGTGCGGGGCGACGCGCGACGGGGGGCCGTCGGGGGCGTGGTGGGCGTGGTCCTCGGCGGGATCGTCGGCGGGCTCGCCCCGACGGCGGTCCTGCCGGCGTCCTTCTGGTTCCGTCGACGCCACGACCCCGACTTGCTGGTCGCCGGCACGATCACGCAGGCCGTGCTGTGGGGCCTGATCGCCGCCGCGGCCGGCGCGGCCTTCGGCGTGGCGCAGGGGGGCGTCAAGGCGGCCCCCCGGTTCGCCACCCTCGCCTTCGCGGGCACCGCGCTCGGCGCCCTGATCTACGGGGCGGTCGGGGCGTTCGGCTTCCCGCTGGCCGGGACCGACCAGGCGCTGGCGACGGAGCGGGCGCCCCGGCTGCTGGCCCACCTGCTCGCCGCCGTCGCCGCCGGGACGGCCGTGGGCCTCGGCCTGACCGGCGGCCGTCGCCGGCCCTGATCGTGGAGCGTGGGGCGACCTACGCCCCGCCGCCCCGCCATCCGGTCGCCGCGGCCCACTCCCGGAACGTCCGCCGCCGCTCCTCCCAGTCTTGCGGCCGTCGCTCCCCGGCGCGGGCGACGCCCTCGCGGAGGCGTCGGGTGTTCTCGGCGAGCGGGGGCAGGCCGAGCGCCCGCCGCCGCTCGTCGACCCGATCCTCGTCCTCGATGGGGTGGGGGCTCAGCGCGCCGTGCTCGTCCCAGTCGTACTGCGTGCCGTAAGCCTGGGGCCGGCCCTCGAAGAAGCAGATGCGATCCGCGAGCATCGCGGCCTCGACGGCCGGGACGTCGCCCCGGGCCGCGGCGTCCTGCAACAGCGCCAGGCATCGCCGCTGGAGGTCGGGGTGGGCGATCGCGTGTTGGAGGACGAGCCAGGCCGCGCGCGAGCCGTCCTCGGCCGCGAGGC
The DNA window shown above is from Paludisphaera mucosa and carries:
- a CDS encoding DUF1559 domain-containing protein, producing the protein MQQIHRRDRGFTLIELLVVIAIIAVLIALLLPAVQSAREAARRAQCINNLKQLGLGMHNYHTSNNSFPMGVSSSFNSTNAGCIAWAGWSAQALLLGYMEQQQIYNAANFNFDPILGGGDQQNATAWRTKVASFLCPSDANAGRQYYNNYYASRGTTIDIDWGVPGGNPPNCGGKKSTGLFSYQITYGIADITDGSSNTIAFSEGLVGSGSQRAAPYVAGANVDSLGSWGSGNNLTLLGDPYGMLAQGEVAPGATMSTILQTCSQGFQTATAGNGLSTDRGRHWAWGCETWTMFSTIVPPNSTQYKWTACRFGCQGCGVESSDHSHITNANSNHSGGANVLFGDGSTRFMKSSVAMNIWWSLGTKAGGEVVSSDSY
- a CDS encoding DUF6624 domain-containing protein, which produces MDRDEALRAELLAMAAEDQAVRAALAADGTLFDGYHPAMQAVHDRNAARLGEIVARLGWPGRRLAAEDGSRAAWLVLQHAIAHPDLQRRCLALLQDAAARGDVPAVEAAMLADRICFFEGRPQAYGTQYDWDEHGALSPHPIEDEDRVDERRRALGLPPLAENTRRLREGVARAGERRPQDWEERRRTFREWAAATGWRGGGA